In one Verrucomicrobiales bacterium genomic region, the following are encoded:
- a CDS encoding HEAT repeat domain-containing protein, translated as MRIRNRLLLVGLLLVIVSMGVVWAVVRPRDPIFHGKPETLWIEQLAYNDTEQVKQWREFGPDGVGVLVRALEGASRPADRFYRSAVRRMSQVLPGGVLGLLPAPREDATRITRMKVVDLLSSLRKDVHAAVPAMAQALKDEDDSVQALAITFFTSTEDEDALLNQLPALQKRKLLPEFIRALGSVSHWGLRNNAALALKYFPDEPEVVLSALTNALNDPMPQVRIVAAGSLHRVAPDAAAADRVVSVVIGILRNSDDQIAHRAAELLGKIGKASALTVPALIESVQGTNRLVASAAASALGSFPDQAEKIVPVLLHAYQNTNGVVSRRMSGRALKKLAPEAAVSLGL; from the coding sequence ATGAGAATCCGGAATCGACTCCTCCTGGTTGGGCTGCTCTTGGTGATCGTCTCGATGGGGGTTGTCTGGGCAGTTGTCCGCCCCCGCGATCCAATCTTCCACGGCAAACCAGAGACCCTGTGGATTGAACAGCTCGCCTACAACGACACGGAACAAGTCAAACAATGGCGGGAGTTTGGTCCCGATGGTGTGGGAGTGCTCGTGCGCGCCCTGGAGGGAGCGAGTCGACCGGCGGATCGATTTTACCGAAGCGCTGTCCGGCGCATGTCACAAGTCCTTCCCGGTGGGGTGCTGGGGCTTCTGCCCGCGCCGCGAGAGGATGCAACCCGAATCACACGCATGAAAGTTGTCGATCTCCTTTCCAGTTTGCGGAAGGACGTCCATGCAGCAGTACCAGCGATGGCCCAAGCGCTGAAGGATGAAGACGACTCGGTTCAGGCGCTCGCCATCACGTTCTTCACGAGCACCGAGGATGAAGACGCACTTTTAAACCAACTTCCGGCCCTGCAAAAACGCAAGTTACTACCTGAGTTCATTCGAGCGCTTGGGTCCGTCAGTCATTGGGGCCTGCGGAACAATGCTGCTCTCGCATTAAAATACTTTCCCGACGAGCCGGAAGTGGTGCTTTCTGCTCTGACGAATGCTCTGAACGATCCGATGCCGCAGGTTCGAATTGTGGCAGCAGGATCACTACACCGCGTCGCTCCCGACGCCGCAGCCGCGGACAGAGTCGTTTCGGTTGTCATTGGCATTTTGAGAAATTCAGATGATCAGATTGCTCATCGGGCGGCTGAATTATTGGGAAAGATCGGCAAGGCTTCGGCCCTCACGGTCCCTGCGCTGATCGAGAGTGTTCAGGGCACGAACAGGCTGGTCGCATCAGCGGCGGCGAGTGCCCTCGGCAGCTTTCCGGATCAGGCGGAGAAGATCGTCCCAGTCCTTTTGCACGCCTATCAGAATACCAATGGTGTCGTTTCACGCCGCATGAGCGGTCGTGCGCTTAAGAAGCTTGCCCCTGAGGCGGCGGTCAGCCTGGGGTTATGA
- a CDS encoding protein tyrosine phosphatase family protein — MSDPQTKLSEIYNFRAIGDKMGTAGQPTLSQLQVVRESGFAAVINLALPTSDNAIPDEGSVVASYGMVYVHIPVDFKAPEVQDFRTFCRVMEAFGDRPVFVHCAANMRVSAFVFLYRVLVQHVAVAEAEHDLHAIWKPDAIWSRFIQIQLGIR; from the coding sequence ATGAGCGATCCGCAGACCAAGTTATCCGAGATCTACAACTTTCGGGCTATCGGTGACAAGATGGGCACCGCCGGCCAGCCCACGTTGTCGCAACTTCAGGTGGTTCGAGAGAGCGGGTTCGCGGCAGTTATCAATCTTGCACTCCCGACGTCAGACAACGCTATCCCAGATGAAGGGAGCGTCGTTGCCAGCTACGGCATGGTGTATGTTCATATTCCAGTAGATTTCAAAGCTCCCGAGGTACAAGACTTCCGGACGTTCTGTCGTGTGATGGAGGCTTTCGGTGACCGGCCAGTGTTTGTCCACTGCGCCGCCAATATGCGAGTCTCGGCGTTCGTGTTTCTCTACAGAGTTCTCGTTCAGCATGTCGCCGTAGCGGAGGCTGAGCATGATTTGCACGCGATATGGAAACCGGATGCTATCTGGAGTCGTTTCATCCAAATTCAGTTAGGGATAAGATGA